Proteins co-encoded in one Microtus ochrogaster isolate Prairie Vole_2 unplaced genomic scaffold, MicOch1.0 UNK81, whole genome shotgun sequence genomic window:
- the Pgpep1 gene encoding pyroglutamyl-peptidase 1 — MEQPRKAVVVTGFGPFGEHTVNASWIAVQELEKLGLGDSVDLHVYEIPVEYQTVQRLIPALWEKHSPQLVVHVGVSGMATTVTLEKCGHNKGYKGLDNCRFCPGSQCCVEDGPESIDSIIDMDAVCKRVTMLGLDVSVTISQDAGRYLCDFTYYTSLYQGRGRSAFVHVPPLGKPYNADQLGRALRAIIEEMLGVLEQVEGDISCCHQH, encoded by the exons ATGGAGCAGCCGCGGAAGGCGGTGGTGGTGACCG GGTTTGGGCCTTTTGGGGAGCACACTGTGAATGCCAGCTGGATCGCTGTTCAG GAACTGGAGAAACTGGGCCTTGGGGACAGCGTGGACCTGCACGTGTATGAAATCCCTGTAGAATACCAGACAGTCCAAAGGCTCATCCCTGCGCTGTGGGAGAAACACAGCCCCCAG CTCGTGGTACATGTTGGGGTGTCGGGCATGGCCACCACGGTGACCCTGGAGAAATGTGGGCACAACAAGGGCTACAAAGGACTTGATAATTGCCGGTTCTGCCCCGGCTCGCAGTGCTGTGTGGAGGACGGTCCTGAGAGCATCGACTCCATCATTGACATGGATGCTGTGTGCAAAAGGGTGACCATGCTGGGGCTGGATGTGTCTGTCACCATCTCCCAGGATGCTGGCAG GTACCTGTGTGACTTCACCTACTACACCTCGCTCTACCAGGGCCGTGGCCGGTCAGCTTTTGTCCACGTGCCCCCATTGGGCAAGCCCTACAATGCTGACCAGCTAGGCCGGGCTCTGAGGGCCATCATTGAAGAGATGCTGGGTGTTCTGGAGCAGGTGGAAGGGGACATCAGCTGCTGTCACCAGCACTGA